Proteins encoded in a region of the Niveispirillum cyanobacteriorum genome:
- the dctP gene encoding TRAP transporter substrate-binding protein DctP, with product MAKRLKQLLATCALLALSACGGKEEAPGTITLSYASPYPPGHPFSKADIEWMKAVTEKSGGKLVIKPFWSGSLITSDQSMVEIRHGVADIGLITPIYARGGAHALRGQAGFYGGIKDLPDQVAIYKCLEAAFPVFSQELQGLHVLAVQGGNFPGVLTRHKPIEKLEDLRGLRLRAQTEALGVLRDLGADPVNMPMGEVYSALAKGVIDGVVAPVDTVHSLHFGEVASYFTGLHFDRGAYPARAMSDKAWQRLTPELRQVLKEAQPIWEAALSRQILNAEDRGMEKGKALGMRITNALPPADQERFRALYAENARRIADELSHFNVDGRPILAHAQELISARARGETPACFNSQTEQSP from the coding sequence ATGGCTAAGCGTCTGAAACAACTGCTGGCCACCTGCGCCCTGCTTGCCCTGTCCGCCTGTGGCGGCAAGGAGGAGGCACCCGGCACCATCACCCTATCCTATGCCAGCCCCTACCCGCCCGGCCACCCGTTCAGCAAGGCCGACATTGAATGGATGAAGGCCGTCACGGAGAAATCCGGCGGCAAACTGGTGATTAAGCCCTTCTGGTCAGGATCGCTGATTACCTCGGACCAGAGCATGGTGGAAATCCGTCATGGCGTGGCCGATATCGGTTTGATCACGCCGATCTATGCCAGAGGCGGGGCGCACGCGCTGCGCGGACAGGCCGGGTTCTATGGCGGGATCAAGGATCTGCCCGATCAGGTCGCTATCTATAAATGCCTGGAAGCCGCCTTCCCGGTGTTCAGCCAGGAATTGCAGGGTCTACATGTCCTGGCCGTCCAGGGCGGCAACTTCCCCGGTGTCCTGACGCGGCACAAGCCGATTGAGAAGCTGGAGGATTTGCGTGGTCTACGCCTGCGCGCCCAGACAGAGGCACTGGGCGTACTGCGAGACCTGGGCGCCGATCCCGTCAATATGCCCATGGGAGAGGTGTATTCAGCCCTGGCCAAGGGTGTGATCGACGGGGTGGTGGCCCCTGTCGACACGGTTCATTCCCTGCATTTCGGGGAAGTGGCCTCATACTTCACCGGCCTGCATTTCGACCGTGGCGCCTATCCGGCCCGTGCCATGTCGGATAAGGCCTGGCAACGCCTGACGCCGGAACTGCGCCAAGTACTGAAAGAGGCGCAGCCGATCTGGGAAGCCGCGTTGTCGCGCCAGATTTTGAATGCCGAGGATCGCGGCATGGAGAAGGGCAAGGCGCTGGGCATGCGCATCACCAACGCCCTGCCCCCGGCGGATCAGGAGCGGTTCCGGGCGCTATATGCGGAGAATGCCCGTCGCATCGCCGATGAGCTGTCGCATTTCAACGTCGATGGCCGGCCGATCCTGGCCCATGCCCAGGAATTGATCTCGGCGCGAGCGCGGGGGGAAACACCCGCCTGTTTCAACAGCCAAACGGAGCAATCGCCATGA
- a CDS encoding TRAP transporter small permease subunit, with product MLGAAGLLMAMSADAIAVLGRHVGFTLLGAIEVVQASVVLAASAAMVGATLSGAHARVHILIERLGPTWHQRYDRASDLACCLFFLFLAAGSAWVAADLWSGFEVTEILGLPLRWLRVVWIGSCLLIAVLFLMRALGKGGNHES from the coding sequence ATGCTGGGGGCTGCCGGCCTGTTGATGGCCATGTCGGCGGATGCCATTGCGGTGCTGGGCCGGCATGTAGGCTTCACCCTGCTGGGTGCCATTGAGGTGGTGCAGGCCAGTGTGGTCCTGGCGGCATCTGCGGCCATGGTGGGGGCCACCCTGTCCGGTGCCCATGCCCGCGTTCACATCCTCATCGAACGGCTGGGGCCGACCTGGCACCAGCGCTACGACCGGGCATCGGATTTGGCCTGCTGCCTGTTCTTCCTGTTTCTTGCCGCCGGGTCGGCCTGGGTCGCAGCGGACCTGTGGAGTGGGTTTGAGGTGACGGAAATCCTGGGCCTGCCGCTGCGCTGGCTGCGCGTCGTGTGGATCGGTTCCTGCCTGCTGATCGCCGTTCTGTTCCTGATGCGTGCGCTGGGCAAGGGAGGCAACCATGAGTCCTGA
- a CDS encoding PDR/VanB family oxidoreductase encodes MKNDAVWLDANIVGVDDIAEGVRSIEFAAAFPLPAFDPGSHVAIRASIGSGHAIRTYSCLPDAAPGHVAVGVKLHPNSRGGSRFMFGLKPGDKVRITTPENRFDLSWRAPEYLLLAGGIGVTPIYGMAQALMAQGASVRMEYGGQSLTAMPFIDPLRTLLGDRLAVHPQDQGAMIDLDKVIANLSADGELYICGPLPMLEAAKRAWAKAGRPTSRFRYEVFGDTGRFTETPFTVRVVGYDGEVTVPSDQSLLDALADAGIPMIHDCRRGECGLCAVDVLNHSGEIDHRDVFLAESEKREGSKLCACVSRIAGGAAVIDTGYRP; translated from the coding sequence ATGAAGAATGATGCCGTCTGGCTTGACGCCAACATCGTAGGTGTTGATGACATTGCCGAAGGAGTACGCAGTATTGAGTTTGCGGCGGCCTTTCCCCTTCCGGCTTTCGATCCCGGTTCACATGTCGCGATCCGTGCCAGCATCGGATCGGGCCATGCCATCCGTACCTATTCCTGTCTGCCCGACGCGGCCCCTGGTCATGTGGCGGTCGGCGTGAAACTGCACCCCAACAGCCGGGGCGGGTCCCGTTTCATGTTCGGGCTGAAGCCGGGTGACAAGGTGCGGATTACCACGCCGGAGAACCGGTTCGACCTGTCCTGGCGTGCGCCCGAATATCTGCTGCTGGCTGGCGGCATTGGGGTAACACCGATATATGGCATGGCGCAGGCGTTGATGGCACAGGGCGCGTCAGTACGCATGGAGTATGGGGGGCAGAGCCTGACCGCGATGCCTTTCATTGACCCGTTGCGCACCCTGCTGGGCGATCGGCTGGCAGTCCATCCGCAAGATCAGGGTGCGATGATCGATCTCGACAAGGTCATCGCCAATCTATCGGCCGATGGTGAGCTTTATATCTGCGGCCCCTTGCCCATGCTAGAGGCCGCAAAGCGCGCCTGGGCCAAGGCAGGACGCCCCACCAGCCGGTTCCGGTACGAGGTATTTGGCGACACCGGTCGTTTTACCGAAACACCGTTCACCGTCCGGGTGGTGGGATATGACGGCGAGGTCACTGTACCATCGGACCAATCCCTGCTGGATGCGCTGGCCGATGCCGGCATTCCGATGATCCATGATTGCCGACGCGGTGAATGTGGGCTCTGTGCCGTCGATGTGCTGAATCACAGTGGAGAGATCGATCATCGCGATGTTTTCCTGGCAGAATCGGAAAAACGTGAAGGATCGAAACTTTGTGCCTGCGTATCCCGGATTGCCGGCGGCGCAGCGGTGATCGACACAGGCTATCGGCCATAA
- a CDS encoding integration host factor subunit alpha, whose amino-acid sequence MTETVTRAQLSEAVYQEVGLSRNESADLVESVLNEISDALANGDMVKISSFGSFAVRSKGQRIGRNPKTGEEVPILPRRVLVFRASHVLKSRINERFEDGAKG is encoded by the coding sequence ATGACCGAAACTGTCACCCGCGCGCAGTTGAGCGAGGCCGTCTATCAGGAAGTCGGGCTGTCCAGGAACGAATCTGCCGATCTGGTGGAAAGCGTTCTGAACGAGATTTCCGACGCATTGGCCAATGGCGACATGGTCAAGATCTCTTCCTTCGGCAGCTTTGCTGTCCGGTCCAAGGGGCAGCGCATTGGCCGCAACCCGAAGACGGGTGAGGAAGTGCCGATTCTGCCGCGCCGGGTCCTGGTCTTCCGCGCGTCACACGTCCTGAAAAGCCGCATCAATGAGCGGTTTGAAGACGGCGCGAAAGGCTGA
- a CDS encoding MerR family transcriptional regulator: MIEETSEGARSKSLASKSASAFRTISEVSVDLEVPQHVLRFWETKFPQIKPLKRGGGRRYYRPDDVELLRRIQSLLYQDGYTIKGVQRLLRESRGLAGLPPPGTRMPSLFDDVEAGDDSSAEELALLATQGDEEDEPPPLEKKAAPKRRAKQSLSPEVREILSEILMDLTALRRLLD; the protein is encoded by the coding sequence ATGATCGAGGAAACCAGCGAAGGTGCGCGATCCAAGTCCTTGGCGTCGAAATCCGCCTCGGCTTTCCGCACCATCAGCGAGGTTTCCGTCGATCTTGAGGTGCCGCAGCATGTTCTGCGGTTCTGGGAAACCAAGTTTCCCCAGATCAAACCGCTGAAGCGAGGCGGCGGTCGGCGTTATTATCGTCCTGACGATGTGGAATTACTACGGCGTATCCAATCGCTGCTGTACCAGGACGGCTACACTATCAAGGGCGTACAAAGGCTGTTGCGCGAGTCGCGGGGCCTTGCCGGACTTCCCCCGCCCGGGACCCGTATGCCAAGCCTTTTCGATGATGTCGAGGCGGGTGACGACAGTTCGGCCGAAGAGCTGGCCTTGCTTGCGACGCAAGGGGATGAGGAGGATGAGCCCCCTCCCCTGGAAAAGAAGGCCGCCCCCAAGCGGCGAGCCAAACAGTCCCTGTCGCCGGAAGTGCGTGAGATTCTGTCTGAGATCCTGATGGATCTGACAGCGTTACGTCGCTTGTTGGACTGA
- a CDS encoding beta-ketoacyl-ACP synthase III gives MAIRSVILGCGSYLPAKVMTNAEMAQVVDTSDEWITERTGIKSRHIAAEGELTSDLAYNAALAAMAHAGVTADELDLIVLATATPDNTFPATAVKVQARLGMTRGAAFDVQAVCSGFIYALSVADNFIKAGQARTVLVIGAETFSRILDWNDRTTCVLFGDGAGAVVLRAADGAGTSGDQGILSTHLHSDGNHHDLLYVDGGPSSTQTVGHVRMRGQEVFKHAVVNLADVVKEALSANGLTADAIDWLVPHQANRRIIEGTGRKLKLPAERVVITVDHHGNTSAASIPLALAEAVADGRIQRGDLMLLEAMGGGFTWGGALVRF, from the coding sequence ATGGCCATCCGGTCTGTGATCCTGGGCTGCGGGTCCTACCTGCCCGCAAAGGTGATGACGAATGCCGAGATGGCGCAGGTCGTCGACACCTCTGACGAATGGATTACGGAACGGACGGGCATCAAGTCGCGCCATATCGCGGCTGAAGGCGAACTGACCTCCGATCTTGCCTATAACGCCGCACTTGCCGCCATGGCCCATGCTGGCGTGACGGCGGATGAGTTGGACCTGATCGTTCTGGCCACTGCCACGCCGGACAACACCTTTCCCGCCACCGCCGTGAAGGTACAGGCCCGCTTGGGCATGACGCGGGGGGCGGCGTTCGATGTGCAGGCTGTATGCTCCGGCTTCATCTATGCACTGTCGGTGGCCGACAATTTCATCAAGGCCGGTCAAGCCAGGACGGTTCTGGTCATCGGTGCCGAAACCTTCTCCCGCATCCTGGACTGGAACGACCGCACCACCTGCGTTCTGTTCGGTGACGGGGCGGGTGCTGTGGTGCTGCGCGCCGCCGATGGTGCCGGCACGTCGGGCGATCAGGGCATCCTCTCCACGCATCTGCATTCCGATGGCAACCACCATGACCTGCTTTATGTCGATGGTGGCCCGTCCAGCACGCAGACTGTGGGCCATGTCCGCATGCGCGGACAGGAAGTCTTCAAGCATGCGGTCGTGAACCTGGCCGATGTGGTCAAGGAAGCGCTGTCCGCCAATGGCCTGACGGCGGATGCCATCGACTGGCTGGTCCCGCATCAGGCCAACCGCCGCATCATCGAGGGTACGGGCCGCAAGTTGAAACTGCCGGCAGAGCGTGTGGTGATTACAGTGGATCATCATGGCAATACGTCTGCCGCCAGTATTCCGCTGGCCTTGGCGGAGGCAGTGGCCGATGGTCGCATCCAACGCGGCGACCTTATGCTGCTGGAAGCCATGGGTGGTGGTTTCACCTGGGGTGGGGCGTTGGTGCGCTTCTGA
- a CDS encoding TRAP transporter large permease codes for MSPEIWGALGIVALLALLTLGLPIGVALAAVGAGGIAILVTPEAALIKAGVVAFETIAKYELGVLPLFLLMAHLCFAAGASRDFFDAAARFIGHRPGGLALASIAGCAGFGAISGSSLATAATIGSVALPEMRKHNYSPAFATGALAAGGTLGALIPPSGALIVFGIIAEQSIGRLFAAAVIPGLSQALFYMIGIYILCRIWPELGPKTARVPWRERLPALRRIIDIVALVMFVVGGLMVGWFTPTEAASVGAAGSFLLCAIRGALTRAAMTKALSDTLRTTGMIYVVIIGAILFSTFVSLTGITGHMSALVADLDAGPLAAVLVMTLLLLVLGSFLDGLALMLLTAPIFLPIIIDLGLSPIWFGIFLVRTMEIGFVHPPLGLNCYVIHGIAKDIPLGTIFRGIVPFLAIDFVHLAVIIAFPAVTLWLPKVLGA; via the coding sequence ATGAGTCCTGAGATTTGGGGTGCCCTGGGCATCGTCGCGCTGCTTGCCCTGCTGACGCTGGGGCTGCCCATCGGCGTGGCGCTGGCCGCTGTCGGGGCTGGCGGTATCGCCATCCTTGTCACGCCGGAAGCGGCATTGATCAAGGCCGGGGTGGTGGCATTCGAGACCATAGCTAAGTATGAACTAGGCGTATTGCCGCTGTTCCTGCTGATGGCACACCTATGCTTCGCGGCGGGTGCAAGCCGCGATTTCTTTGACGCGGCGGCCCGGTTCATCGGACACCGGCCCGGCGGTCTGGCTCTTGCCTCCATCGCCGGCTGCGCCGGGTTCGGGGCGATCAGTGGGTCCAGCCTGGCAACCGCCGCCACCATCGGGTCGGTAGCGCTGCCGGAGATGCGCAAACACAATTACTCTCCGGCATTTGCTACTGGGGCGCTGGCTGCCGGCGGTACCTTGGGCGCGCTAATCCCACCATCCGGGGCGCTGATCGTGTTCGGTATCATCGCCGAACAATCCATCGGCCGCCTGTTCGCCGCCGCCGTAATCCCCGGCCTAAGCCAAGCCCTGTTCTACATGATCGGCATCTATATTCTGTGCCGCATCTGGCCCGAGTTGGGGCCGAAGACGGCGCGGGTGCCTTGGCGGGAGCGGCTGCCGGCCCTGCGTCGCATCATCGATATCGTGGCCCTGGTCATGTTCGTGGTCGGCGGCCTAATGGTCGGCTGGTTCACGCCAACGGAGGCGGCATCGGTGGGGGCGGCGGGTTCCTTCCTGCTCTGTGCCATCCGTGGTGCGCTGACACGCGCCGCCATGACCAAGGCCCTGTCGGACACTTTGCGTACCACCGGTATGATCTATGTGGTCATCATCGGCGCCATCCTGTTTTCCACCTTCGTCAGCCTGACGGGCATCACCGGGCACATGTCGGCGCTGGTCGCCGATCTCGATGCAGGGCCGCTGGCCGCCGTTCTGGTCATGACCTTGCTGCTGCTGGTGCTTGGGTCGTTCCTGGATGGACTGGCGCTGATGCTGCTGACGGCACCGATCTTTCTGCCCATCATCATCGATCTGGGCCTTTCGCCCATCTGGTTCGGTATCTTCCTGGTGCGGACCATGGAGATCGGGTTCGTGCACCCGCCGCTGGGCCTGAATTGCTACGTCATCCATGGCATCGCCAAGGATATTCCGCTGGGTACCATCTTCCGGGGCATCGTGCCCTTCCTCGCCATCGATTTCGTGCATCTGGCAGTCATCATCGCCTTTCCGGCGGTGACTCTGTGGCTGCCCAAGGTGCTGGGAGCATGA
- a CDS encoding MarR family winged helix-turn-helix transcriptional regulator: MANDKIDAADQPEIDLGRLGDFIGFRLRRIQNHLSRNFSARNAEWNLRSGLFSSLAIISANPGISQNLLSREVGLDKSATVQIVDDLEGRGWAERRRSTNDRRYYELVVTPKGRDALDQLFANLEETERDVMAHLSDAERVLLLGLLDQVYQRCFKA, encoded by the coding sequence ATGGCGAATGACAAGATCGATGCGGCCGACCAGCCGGAGATTGACCTGGGCCGACTGGGTGATTTCATCGGCTTCCGGCTGCGCCGTATCCAGAACCACCTGTCACGCAATTTCTCTGCCCGTAATGCGGAATGGAACCTTCGCTCCGGATTGTTCAGTTCGCTGGCCATAATCTCGGCAAACCCTGGGATTTCCCAAAACCTCCTGTCGCGGGAGGTGGGGTTGGACAAGTCGGCGACGGTGCAGATTGTTGACGATCTAGAAGGGCGTGGCTGGGCTGAACGCCGCCGGTCCACCAACGATCGGCGCTATTATGAACTGGTGGTGACGCCAAAGGGACGGGACGCCCTGGATCAGTTGTTCGCCAATCTGGAAGAGACGGAACGGGACGTGATGGCCCATCTGTCGGATGCGGAACGTGTTCTGCTGCTGGGTCTGCTGGATCAGGTCTATCAGCGCTGCTTCAAGGCCTGA
- a CDS encoding TonB-dependent receptor, translating into MFQKWTPRGAAPIALAVGLYAIPAMAQAQQAAAPIVLEEIIVTAERRSTNLQDTPIAITALTAEDLREKGVVDLKGVADATPNFQMTTSGNGSGGSNFAQLFIRGVGQPDFIITKDPAVGIYIDGVYLARAPGAVLELLDIERVEVLRGPQGTLFGKNTSGGALNISTKAPSDEFGGVAELRVGNYGRMDVGGSVNVPLVEDKLALRVSALSRDQDGYYKRLLPSADGTKRNGNDVNVRSGRATLAWTPTDTLQVTLSGDVTRERQAATDYQAVGIFNTAAAAPNIELYNRVVLAPQGLTYDNRWVAPKPWTTYSTSTSYANSDVWGVSGVVDWDPGVIGVKSITAYRDLDVRSKADADGTPADIVASAGISVQQHQFSQEFQFSGDAFDDRLNWLVGLWYFEEKAQDTQSSRQLVGLVEALRAAPNRSIAPPGVAASTCPATGTGPASCLGGANNANNLRYDQMRLGNRWLDGSSYAAFAHAGYKVTDAFSLTAGARISKEKKDFRYYEVRPLQNNLVSFNNVTAGDTWDVFTPKLGAEYKFDSNMMAYVSWSKGFKAGGVNGRPTRADLFNTFDPEKLTAYEAGFKGDFFDRRLRLNLAAYFSEYNDIQITRNTTDSTGAFIRLETNGGDGEIKGLEAEATALLAEGLTLQAGLGYTDFKFTKLLPQQATAGTILLSLKNELPFVPKFTGNLGLTYEVPVSADGAAVRLRGDWRHSSSYFIDIDNTAAVAQDAYDVFDGRITFVPAAGGWELFLAMSNIGNKAVIANGVASPANGNQMVTYKPPRMTYGGIRVTF; encoded by the coding sequence ATGTTCCAGAAGTGGACGCCTCGCGGCGCCGCGCCCATTGCGCTGGCCGTCGGTCTTTACGCTATCCCCGCCATGGCCCAGGCTCAGCAGGCCGCTGCCCCCATCGTGCTGGAAGAGATCATCGTGACGGCGGAGCGCCGTTCCACGAACCTTCAGGACACGCCCATCGCCATCACGGCCCTGACCGCCGAGGATCTGCGCGAAAAGGGTGTTGTCGATCTGAAGGGTGTGGCCGACGCCACCCCGAATTTCCAGATGACCACCTCTGGCAACGGTTCCGGCGGCAGCAATTTCGCGCAGCTGTTCATCCGTGGCGTCGGGCAGCCGGACTTCATCATCACCAAGGACCCGGCGGTCGGCATTTATATCGACGGCGTGTATCTGGCGCGCGCGCCCGGTGCGGTTCTGGAACTACTGGATATTGAACGGGTGGAAGTACTGCGCGGGCCGCAGGGCACGCTATTCGGCAAGAATACGTCGGGCGGTGCGCTGAATATCAGCACCAAGGCCCCGAGTGATGAGTTTGGCGGCGTGGCCGAACTGCGCGTCGGCAATTACGGCCGTATGGACGTCGGTGGTTCCGTCAATGTGCCGCTGGTCGAAGACAAGCTGGCGCTGCGGGTCAGCGCCCTTTCGCGCGATCAGGATGGCTATTACAAGCGTCTGCTGCCGTCTGCCGACGGCACGAAGCGCAACGGCAATGACGTGAATGTCCGCAGCGGCCGCGCAACCCTGGCCTGGACGCCGACCGATACGCTGCAGGTGACACTGTCGGGCGACGTGACCCGTGAACGGCAGGCCGCGACCGATTATCAGGCGGTCGGTATTTTCAATACTGCCGCGGCAGCCCCGAATATCGAGCTGTATAACCGCGTCGTGCTGGCCCCGCAGGGCCTAACCTATGACAATCGCTGGGTAGCGCCCAAGCCCTGGACAACCTATTCCACTTCCACCAGCTACGCCAATTCCGATGTCTGGGGCGTGTCCGGCGTGGTGGATTGGGACCCCGGTGTGATCGGGGTGAAGTCCATCACCGCTTATCGTGACCTGGATGTGCGCAGCAAGGCCGATGCCGACGGTACCCCCGCCGATATCGTGGCGTCTGCTGGCATCAGCGTGCAGCAGCACCAGTTCAGCCAGGAATTCCAGTTCAGTGGTGACGCCTTTGACGATCGCCTGAACTGGCTGGTCGGCCTTTGGTACTTTGAGGAAAAGGCCCAGGATACGCAGTCCTCGCGTCAGTTGGTGGGCTTGGTTGAGGCGTTGCGTGCGGCGCCCAACCGGTCCATCGCTCCGCCGGGCGTGGCGGCATCAACCTGCCCTGCCACCGGGACCGGTCCGGCCAGTTGCCTGGGTGGTGCCAATAACGCCAACAATCTGCGCTATGACCAGATGCGCCTGGGCAACCGCTGGCTGGATGGCTCTTCCTATGCCGCCTTTGCCCATGCTGGATACAAAGTCACGGATGCGTTCAGCCTGACCGCCGGCGCTCGTATCAGCAAGGAGAAGAAGGACTTTCGGTATTACGAGGTCCGACCGCTCCAGAACAATCTGGTCAGCTTCAACAATGTCACGGCGGGCGACACCTGGGACGTGTTTACGCCGAAGCTGGGTGCGGAATACAAGTTCGACAGCAACATGATGGCCTATGTCTCCTGGTCCAAGGGGTTCAAGGCCGGTGGCGTGAATGGTCGCCCGACCCGCGCCGACCTGTTCAACACCTTCGATCCGGAAAAGCTGACGGCTTATGAGGCCGGGTTCAAGGGCGACTTCTTCGACCGCCGCCTGCGCCTGAACCTGGCCGCCTATTTCAGCGAATATAATGACATCCAGATCACCCGAAACACCACCGACAGCACGGGTGCCTTCATCCGCCTGGAAACCAACGGAGGCGATGGGGAGATCAAGGGTCTGGAAGCCGAGGCGACTGCTCTGCTGGCCGAGGGTCTGACCCTGCAGGCGGGCCTGGGCTATACCGACTTCAAGTTCACCAAGCTGCTGCCGCAGCAGGCCACGGCGGGCACGATACTGCTGAGCCTTAAGAACGAACTGCCCTTCGTGCCAAAATTCACCGGCAATCTGGGCCTGACTTACGAAGTGCCGGTATCGGCGGACGGTGCGGCGGTTCGCCTTCGTGGTGACTGGCGTCATTCCAGCAGCTATTTCATCGATATCGACAATACCGCCGCCGTGGCCCAGGACGCCTATGACGTCTTCGACGGGCGTATCACCTTCGTGCCCGCCGCCGGTGGCTGGGAATTGTTCTTAGCCATGAGCAACATAGGGAATAAAGCCGTGATCGCCAATGGTGTGGCTTCCCCCGCCAATGGCAACCAAATGGTCACCTACAAGCCACCGCGCATGACCTATGGCGGCATACGGGTGACGTTCTGA
- a CDS encoding aromatic ring-hydroxylating dioxygenase subunit alpha, producing the protein MAASFPLNAWYVAAYDVEVGRKLLPRTICGKQVVLYRKLDGSAVALADACWHRLLPLSLGRLEEDRVICGYHGLAYDDTGRCVYMPSQQTINPSACVKSYPLVERYRFLWIWPGDPSLADPALIPDIHWNNDPAWAADGKVIHAKCDYRLVVDNLMDLTHETFVHGSSIGNHAVAEAPFTATHSDNTATITRWMVDIEAPPFWADNLGRKDHVDRWQIINFTAPSTIIIEVGVAPTGTGAPEGDRSKGVDGRVINCLTPETETTCHYFWAFARNFDIRNQARTHKIREGVAGIFREDEQILEAQQRAIDDNPGHIFYNLNIDAGSMWARRLIDRMVEKENRPTLSAAAE; encoded by the coding sequence ATGGCTGCGAGTTTTCCCCTGAACGCATGGTATGTGGCGGCATATGATGTGGAGGTTGGGCGCAAGCTTCTCCCCCGCACAATCTGCGGCAAACAGGTCGTTCTCTATCGAAAGCTGGACGGCTCTGCGGTTGCCCTGGCCGATGCCTGCTGGCACCGGTTGCTGCCCCTGTCATTGGGGCGGCTGGAGGAAGACCGCGTAATTTGCGGCTATCATGGTCTTGCCTATGATGATACCGGGCGATGTGTATACATGCCGTCGCAACAGACCATCAACCCCTCGGCCTGTGTGAAAAGCTATCCGCTGGTGGAGCGTTACCGGTTTTTGTGGATCTGGCCGGGTGACCCGTCCCTTGCCGACCCTGCCCTGATCCCGGATATCCATTGGAACAATGATCCGGCCTGGGCTGCCGATGGGAAGGTCATCCATGCCAAGTGTGATTACCGGCTGGTGGTCGATAATCTGATGGATCTGACGCATGAGACCTTCGTGCATGGCAGTTCCATCGGCAACCATGCCGTGGCGGAGGCGCCCTTCACGGCGACCCATTCGGACAACACAGCCACCATCACCCGCTGGATGGTGGATATCGAGGCACCGCCCTTTTGGGCCGACAATCTGGGCCGCAAGGATCATGTCGACCGCTGGCAGATCATCAATTTCACCGCCCCCTCCACCATCATTATCGAGGTTGGTGTGGCGCCCACCGGCACGGGCGCGCCGGAGGGGGATCGGTCAAAGGGCGTGGATGGACGCGTCATCAACTGTCTGACGCCCGAAACGGAGACGACCTGCCACTATTTCTGGGCATTTGCGCGGAATTTCGACATCCGCAATCAGGCCCGCACCCATAAGATCAGGGAAGGTGTGGCCGGGATCTTCCGGGAGGATGAACAGATCCTGGAGGCGCAGCAGCGGGCCATCGACGATAATCCCGGTCATATTTTCTACAATCTGAATATCGACGCCGGGTCGATGTGGGCTCGCCGCCTGATCGACCGGATGGTTGAAAAGGAGAACCGCCCCACCCTGTCCGCCGCCGCAGAATAG
- a CDS encoding GntR family transcriptional regulator, whose amino-acid sequence MSYNKDAAQTVRALAGIRDLILRGDVEPGERLSEPGLAERLGISRTPIRAALARLEQEGLLERVPSGGHIPRRFTMDEAIDAIELRGVLEGTAARLAAERGVEPRRMIAINRVLDGIDAVIASDTANPPLDRYTALNAEFHALLSGLSGSETIEREIDRITRLPFASPSAFLDKPGSTVVPHSLVLAQAQHRAMVEAISLREGARAEAVAREHARLARRNLEQVMEGGSDALRRFPALALVAC is encoded by the coding sequence ATGAGCTACAACAAGGACGCTGCACAGACGGTGCGTGCCCTGGCCGGCATCCGCGATCTGATTCTGCGCGGCGATGTGGAACCAGGGGAAAGGCTGTCGGAACCGGGGCTGGCGGAAAGGCTGGGTATCTCCCGTACACCGATCCGCGCGGCGTTGGCCCGGCTGGAACAGGAAGGGCTGCTGGAGCGCGTCCCATCCGGTGGCCATATCCCGCGCCGTTTCACGATGGACGAGGCCATCGACGCCATTGAGTTGCGCGGCGTGCTGGAAGGCACCGCCGCACGTTTGGCGGCGGAGCGGGGCGTTGAGCCAAGGCGGATGATCGCCATCAACCGGGTGCTGGACGGTATCGATGCCGTCATCGCCAGCGATACGGCAAACCCACCACTGGACCGCTATACGGCGCTGAATGCAGAATTCCATGCGCTTCTGTCCGGCCTGTCGGGTAGCGAGACGATTGAGCGGGAGATCGACAGGATCACCCGCCTTCCCTTCGCATCGCCCAGCGCCTTTCTGGACAAACCGGGGTCAACGGTGGTGCCGCATTCACTGGTTCTGGCGCAGGCACAGCATCGCGCCATGGTAGAGGCCATCAGTTTGCGTGAAGGCGCAAGGGCCGAGGCTGTGGCGCGGGAGCATGCGCGGTTGGCGCGGCGTAACCTGGAACAGGTGATGGAGGGCGGCAGCGATGCCCTGCGTCGCTTTCCCGCCCTGGCCCTGGTTGCTTGCTAA